The Pseudomonadota bacterium genome includes a region encoding these proteins:
- the rplU gene encoding 50S ribosomal protein L21, translating to MYAIIENGGKQYKIIEGEKVKLEKFTGVEGEDVQIKEVLALNDGNNTIIGSPYIDGAYIQGKVVSHGRWKKVIVFKYKRRKDYKKKNGHRQHYTELLVEKIYTEASHGA from the coding sequence ATGTATGCCATTATTGAAAATGGAGGCAAGCAGTATAAAATCATTGAGGGAGAAAAGGTAAAACTGGAAAAGTTCACCGGTGTCGAAGGGGAAGATGTCCAGATAAAAGAAGTTCTGGCTCTCAATGATGGGAACAATACTATTATCGGCAGTCCTTACATAGACGGTGCATATATACAGGGCAAAGTCGTTTCTCACGGTAGATGGAAAAAGGTAATAGTATTTAAGTACAAACGCAGGAAAGACTATAAGAAGAAAAATGGGCATCGTCAACACTATACGGAACTACTCGTAGAGAAGATATACACGGAGGCATCTCATGGCGCATAA
- the rpmA gene encoding 50S ribosomal protein L27 — protein MAHKKAGGSSRNGRDSDGQRLGVKLYGGQRAKAGNIIIRQHGTKIHPGTNVGMGRDYTLFALADGIVTFESRGNRKRVSISLVE, from the coding sequence ATGGCGCATAAAAAGGCAGGCGGAAGCTCAAGGAACGGAAGGGACAGCGACGGCCAGAGGCTTGGCGTAAAACTCTATGGCGGTCAGAGAGCAAAGGCCGGCAATATAATAATCAGACAGCATGGCACAAAAATCCACCCGGGAACCAATGTTGGCATGGGCCGTGATTACACCTTATTTGCTCTGGCGGACGGAATTGTCACATTTGAGTCCAGGGGCAATAGAAAAAGGGTGAGTATATCCCTTGTTGAATGA
- the obgE gene encoding GTPase ObgE, with amino-acid sequence MKFVDEADIYIKAGNGGHGCVSFRRERFIPRGGPDGGDGGKGGDVVLVGSKALSSLLDFKYKRIYRAENGKNGSGKNKKGRGGKDLYIHLPLGTIVYDKAYTTPLCDVTEDNKHYIVAKSGRGGRGNTHFVTPTHRAPVEFENGTEGEEKELKLVLKLLADVGIVGLPNVGKSTLISCLTNAKPLIGDYPFTTLTPALGVFRDNDDTFVIADIPGLIKDASKGRGLGLTFLRHIERTNIFLLVLDASSESADKDYDTLLDELKSYKEEMLDKKRILVLNKIDISSKASVKKWNVFFKEKGETTVNVSALKGQGIDELRDLLKGTTRHQSGIMESKTVNKGTTEDA; translated from the coding sequence ATGAAATTTGTTGATGAAGCAGATATATATATAAAAGCAGGCAACGGTGGCCATGGTTGTGTAAGCTTCAGGAGAGAAAGATTTATCCCCAGGGGAGGGCCGGACGGCGGGGATGGAGGAAAAGGGGGAGACGTAGTCTTAGTAGGCAGCAAAGCACTGTCAAGTCTTTTAGATTTCAAATATAAACGTATCTATCGAGCAGAAAACGGGAAAAACGGCAGCGGAAAAAATAAGAAGGGCAGGGGAGGGAAGGATCTGTATATCCATCTGCCTCTTGGAACCATTGTATATGATAAGGCATACACAACACCGCTGTGCGATGTCACAGAGGACAACAAGCATTATATTGTTGCAAAAAGCGGGAGGGGCGGCAGGGGCAATACTCATTTCGTAACCCCCACGCACAGGGCGCCTGTAGAATTTGAAAACGGTACAGAAGGAGAAGAAAAGGAGTTAAAACTCGTATTAAAGCTCCTTGCCGATGTAGGGATCGTGGGTCTGCCAAACGTCGGAAAATCAACCCTCATATCCTGTTTAACAAATGCAAAACCCTTAATAGGGGACTATCCTTTTACTACATTAACCCCTGCCCTCGGTGTATTCCGGGACAATGACGACACCTTTGTTATTGCAGATATCCCGGGTTTAATAAAAGATGCCTCAAAAGGCAGAGGCTTGGGCTTAACATTCTTAAGACACATAGAGAGAACGAATATCTTTCTCCTGGTGCTGGATGCCTCTTCCGAATCGGCAGACAAGGATTATGATACATTATTGGATGAGTTAAAATCCTACAAAGAAGAAATGCTGGATAAGAAGAGAATCCTGGTGCTGAACAAGATTGACATTTCATCAAAGGCTTCTGTAAAGAAATGGAATGTTTTTTTTAAAGAAAAAGGTGAAACAACAGTAAACGTCAGTGCGTTAAAAGGACAGGGAATTGATGAGCTGAGGGATCTTTTAAAAGGAACAACCAGGCATCAATCTGGAATTATGGAATCAAAAACCGTAAACAAAGGAACAACGGAAGATGCATGA
- the proB gene encoding glutamate 5-kinase has protein sequence MINVKRIVIKVGTSVLLDKDKKVSADMIGRLARQIRKIKEKGISPVIVSSGAIAYGMETLNLKKKPKEIAKRQALASIGQILLMKMYMEAFEKEKMKTGQILLTHEDIKSKNRCLNLMNTLNMLLAMDIVPIINENDALSFKEIRFGDNDNLSALIAQISNADLLLLLSDVDGLFDKDPNKYTGARIIDVVHKIDDKIEKIAGETRSEKSTGGMVSKLEAAKKAGSYGIPTRIVRGNLENIVLRIVKGEEAGTLFLADKKMTRNKWWTAFAYNIKGKIHIDKGAEHAIVHGGKSLLSSGIIKVEGDFSRGGCIEVDSVDGGIVAKGITNYSSSDINKIKGLKSIDIEKKLGYKYAEEIVHRDNMVLI, from the coding sequence ATGATTAATGTCAAACGGATAGTCATTAAAGTAGGAACATCGGTTCTTCTGGATAAAGATAAAAAGGTCAGCGCTGATATGATAGGAAGGCTTGCAAGGCAGATAAGAAAAATAAAGGAGAAAGGGATCAGCCCGGTTATTGTATCGAGCGGAGCCATTGCCTACGGCATGGAAACCCTCAATTTAAAAAAGAAACCTAAAGAGATTGCTAAAAGGCAAGCCCTTGCATCAATCGGACAGATCCTGCTTATGAAGATGTATATGGAAGCATTCGAAAAAGAGAAGATGAAAACCGGCCAGATATTGCTGACCCATGAAGACATAAAAAGCAAGAACAGGTGTTTAAATCTTATGAACACATTAAATATGCTTCTGGCTATGGATATCGTTCCAATAATCAACGAAAACGATGCCCTCTCATTCAAGGAAATCAGGTTCGGTGATAATGACAACCTTTCTGCCCTTATTGCGCAGATCTCCAATGCAGACCTGCTGCTGCTTCTCTCAGATGTTGACGGGTTGTTTGATAAGGATCCGAATAAATATACCGGTGCCCGTATTATTGATGTTGTACATAAAATAGATGATAAAATTGAAAAGATAGCAGGTGAAACAAGGAGCGAAAAAAGCACGGGCGGGATGGTAAGCAAGCTGGAGGCGGCAAAAAAGGCGGGCAGCTATGGCATCCCTACGAGGATAGTCCGGGGAAACCTGGAAAATATCGTATTAAGGATTGTTAAAGGTGAAGAGGCGGGAACGTTGTTTCTTGCAGACAAAAAAATGACAAGGAATAAATGGTGGACAGCCTTTGCTTATAATATTAAAGGTAAAATTCACATAGACAAAGGGGCTGAACATGCCATAGTTCATGGCGGCAAAAGCCTTCTATCCTCCGGCATAATTAAAGTAGAAGGTGATTTTTCAAGAGGGGGATGCATTGAAGTGGATAGCGTCGATGGCGGGATTGTTGCGAAGGGGATAACAAATTATTCCTCATCGGATATTAATAAGATCAAAGGTCTAAAAAGTATTGATATTGAAAAGAAGCTCGGATATAAATATGCTGAAGAAATTGTACACAGGGATAATATGGTATTGATATGA
- a CDS encoding glutamate-5-semialdehyde dehydrogenase, which produces MKPEKLAQKTKVASGILSHAATEQKNNILMILEGLIAEKQEYLFNENRKDIESAQKEGLPKSMLDRLRIDDKIIREMQASIRDVIALPDPVGEIVKLWNRPNKLLVGRMRIPIGVILVIYESRPNVTIEAFSLCLKSGNCVILKGGSEAYHSNLALFSLITESLEKAGITADVAQFIGTGDRAYIYELLKLDDYIDLIIPRGGEALIRSVVEQSSIPVLKHYKGVCHIYVDEWAQLDLAYKVCLNAKVQKPATCNAMETLLVHRSVANTFLPEMANILHKQGVTIKGCEKTVKILKGIDKAKEQDWYEEYLDLTLSIKIVKNMDEAVSHIRKYGSNHTDAIITANYDNAWRFLREVNSSCVLINASTRLNDGYQLGLGAEMGISTTKLHAFGPMGLQELTVNKFIAFGDGQLRE; this is translated from the coding sequence ATGAAACCTGAAAAACTTGCACAAAAGACAAAAGTAGCGTCCGGTATTCTTTCTCATGCTGCAACAGAGCAGAAGAACAATATTCTCATGATACTGGAAGGACTGATCGCAGAAAAACAGGAATATCTTTTCAACGAAAACAGGAAGGATATTGAGAGCGCCCAAAAGGAAGGGCTCCCCAAAAGTATGTTGGACAGACTCAGGATAGACGATAAAATCATCCGTGAGATGCAGGCAAGCATTAGGGATGTTATAGCGCTCCCTGATCCTGTCGGTGAGATTGTAAAGTTATGGAACAGGCCTAATAAACTGCTTGTGGGCCGGATGAGAATACCCATCGGTGTTATCCTTGTAATTTATGAATCCAGACCCAACGTAACGATAGAGGCGTTCTCTTTATGCCTGAAAAGCGGTAACTGTGTAATTCTGAAGGGCGGCTCCGAGGCATACCATTCAAACCTTGCCCTATTCAGCCTTATTACAGAGTCACTGGAAAAAGCCGGTATTACTGCAGATGTAGCACAATTTATCGGGACAGGCGACAGGGCATATATATACGAGCTACTGAAGCTGGATGACTATATCGACCTGATTATTCCAAGAGGCGGGGAAGCCCTCATCAGGAGTGTTGTCGAGCAATCGAGCATCCCTGTATTAAAACACTACAAAGGCGTTTGCCACATATATGTCGATGAATGGGCACAGCTTGACCTTGCATATAAGGTCTGCCTTAACGCAAAAGTTCAAAAACCGGCGACATGTAATGCCATGGAGACCCTCCTTGTCCACAGATCTGTTGCAAATACATTTCTACCTGAAATGGCAAATATTTTACATAAACAAGGTGTTACCATCAAAGGCTGCGAAAAAACTGTGAAAATCCTGAAAGGGATTGACAAGGCGAAGGAGCAGGATTGGTACGAGGAATATCTTGATCTAACCCTTTCGATAAAGATTGTTAAAAATATGGATGAAGCTGTTTCGCATATCAGAAAATACGGTTCAAATCATACAGATGCAATTATTACAGCAAACTACGATAATGCATGGAGGTTTTTAAGAGAGGTCAACTCATCTTGTGTACTTATTAATGCGTCTACAAGGTTAAACGACGGCTATCAATTAGGTCTCGGAGCAGAAATGGGCATTAGCACGACAAAACTGCATGCCTTCGGCCCTATGGGGCTTCAAGAATTGACCGTTAACAAGTTTATAGCCTTTGGCGATGGACAGTTGAGGGAATAA
- the nadD gene encoding nicotinate-nucleotide adenylyltransferase, which produces MKVGIFGGTFDPVHIGHLRTAEEIREQYLLDKVYFVPAYIPPHKRTLKITDSSLRLTMLRRAVRGNSSLCTSDIEIKNQGVSYSINTIKIFRKRFEKLYFIIGIDAFLEIDTWYNYQEIFNYTNFIIMERPLNSKTPANTLFPPDIRKDIDRIDERTFKHASGNEIHMQRVTQLDISSTKIRDSARNGRSIKYLVPQPVEKFIDKMGLYRKIMD; this is translated from the coding sequence ATGAAAGTAGGCATTTTCGGAGGCACCTTTGACCCTGTGCATATCGGACATTTAAGGACAGCAGAAGAAATACGTGAGCAGTACCTGCTGGATAAGGTCTATTTTGTACCGGCTTACATACCGCCTCATAAGAGAACCCTGAAAATAACAGATTCCTCCTTACGTCTGACAATGTTAAGAAGGGCAGTCAGAGGCAACAGCTCTCTCTGTACATCTGACATAGAGATAAAAAATCAAGGGGTCTCCTATTCTATTAATACAATAAAGATATTCCGGAAGCGGTTTGAGAAACTCTATTTTATTATAGGCATTGACGCTTTTTTAGAGATAGATACCTGGTATAATTATCAGGAGATATTCAATTACACAAATTTTATCATTATGGAAAGACCTCTCAACAGTAAAACGCCAGCCAATACATTATTCCCTCCTGACATCAGGAAAGATATAGACAGGATAGACGAACGTACATTCAAACATGCATCCGGGAATGAAATCCATATGCAAAGGGTTACTCAGCTCGATATATCATCAACAAAGATAAGGGACTCGGCAAGGAACGGCAGATCTATCAAATATCTTGTTCCTCAACCGGTGGAGAAATTTATTGATAAAATGGGATTGTACAGAAAAATAATGGATTAA
- the rsfS gene encoding ribosome silencing factor, translated as METIDKVKMCSRYAEEKKADDLLMLELKGLTDIADYFVLANGTSERHVKTISEHIEASMKNDGIKPYSVEGYNDGRWIIIDYRDVIVHVFLEPLRELYDLESLWIEAKRHRLEKENKCNSGVEHGQRTD; from the coding sequence ATGGAAACAATAGATAAGGTTAAGATGTGCAGCAGATATGCTGAAGAAAAAAAGGCAGATGATTTGTTGATGCTTGAACTTAAAGGGTTGACTGATATTGCAGATTATTTTGTGCTGGCAAACGGGACAAGCGAGAGGCATGTCAAAACCATATCCGAGCATATTGAAGCAAGCATGAAAAACGACGGGATAAAACCATATTCTGTCGAAGGTTACAATGATGGAAGGTGGATAATAATAGATTACCGGGACGTTATAGTTCACGTATTCCTCGAGCCTTTAAGGGAACTATACGACCTTGAAAGCCTCTGGATCGAGGCAAAAAGACACAGGTTGGAGAAAGAAAATAAATGCAACTCAGGGGTGGAACATGGACAAAGAACAGATTGA
- a CDS encoding TraR/DksA family transcriptional regulator: MDKEQIEYFRKKLLKTREGILNKAKKLKEESYTLGTDGIQDMADAASNSYNADILMSISDNDLKLLKDVDHTLDKIKNGAYGICEECEEKINEKRLEANPVARYCITCKRLMEEKGI, from the coding sequence ATGGACAAAGAACAGATTGAATATTTCAGGAAAAAACTTCTCAAAACGAGAGAAGGGATACTGAATAAGGCGAAGAAGCTCAAGGAAGAATCTTATACGCTTGGAACAGACGGCATTCAGGACATGGCAGACGCTGCAAGCAATTCATATAACGCCGATATTCTGATGAGCATAAGCGACAATGACCTTAAGCTCTTAAAGGATGTAGACCATACACTTGACAAAATAAAAAATGGAGCATATGGCATATGTGAAGAGTGTGAAGAAAAAATTAATGAAAAAAGACTTGAGGCAAATCCTGTTGCAAGGTATTGTATTACTTGTAAGCGATTAATGGAAGAAAAAGGAATATAA
- a CDS encoding tetratricopeptide repeat protein has protein sequence MRYKIFFLLFLLFVIFYLYINHLNPDNVKLYLGWGSKPFEASVATYVVASFVLGIIISIIISFFYDMGRFISGWKEGKIGKRRQEFKDFFEKARAYDLRGDREKAIENLNRIIRKTPDMEEPYMFLSDIYISMKEFDKAIEVLDLAVTNLGKRESILLKRAKVRLTTKDTQKIENELKEVLKANEANLEALAILRDYYISRKIWDDAYEAEKKIKKFIKTDDENREFLGIRCEKIRVLFANKFDISSDDIIKELKEIISEDKRFIPAYVLLAEAYKRTGKLNEAGRVYGRGYSKTGHIIFLLKMEDLYIDRGNPEIILKIYRRILDISTKNYLIEFLYARLCLRLEMIDEAIDMLNTLLAEGADFKGLHKAMAEAYIHRGQMEKAVEEFRRAFPAEHVYIPFICDHCQSKKVEWSDFCDICNSWNTINVRKEDFFYTEAVELKALYEGEAWDKE, from the coding sequence ATGAGATATAAGATATTCTTTCTCCTGTTTCTCCTGTTTGTAATTTTTTACCTCTATATAAATCATCTTAATCCGGATAACGTAAAACTTTACCTTGGCTGGGGCTCTAAACCCTTTGAGGCAAGCGTTGCAACTTATGTAGTAGCATCATTTGTACTGGGTATCATTATCTCAATTATCATAAGCTTCTTCTATGATATGGGGAGATTTATCAGTGGATGGAAAGAGGGGAAAATAGGAAAGAGAAGACAAGAATTCAAGGATTTTTTTGAGAAGGCAAGGGCATATGATTTGAGGGGTGATAGAGAAAAAGCCATAGAAAACCTCAACAGGATTATCAGAAAAACCCCTGACATGGAAGAACCCTATATGTTTCTCTCAGACATATATATATCCATGAAAGAGTTCGATAAGGCAATAGAGGTGCTTGATCTTGCCGTGACAAACCTTGGTAAACGTGAATCCATACTGTTGAAAAGGGCAAAGGTACGTCTTACAACAAAGGATACGCAAAAAATTGAAAATGAATTAAAGGAAGTATTAAAAGCCAACGAAGCTAATCTGGAAGCACTGGCAATTTTAAGGGATTACTATATTTCCAGAAAAATATGGGATGATGCTTATGAAGCAGAAAAAAAGATAAAAAAATTCATAAAAACAGATGATGAAAACAGGGAATTTCTGGGCATACGGTGCGAAAAGATACGTGTGCTTTTTGCCAATAAGTTTGATATCAGTTCCGATGACATCATCAAGGAACTAAAAGAAATTATCAGTGAGGATAAACGGTTTATACCTGCCTATGTACTTCTGGCTGAAGCATATAAAAGAACCGGCAAGCTGAACGAAGCCGGCAGGGTATACGGCAGAGGTTATTCAAAAACAGGCCATATAATTTTTCTTTTGAAAATGGAAGACCTTTACATCGACAGGGGAAATCCTGAAATCATACTGAAGATATACCGGAGAATCCTTGATATCTCTACAAAAAACTATCTCATAGAATTTCTCTATGCACGGCTGTGTTTGAGGCTGGAGATGATTGATGAAGCGATAGACATGCTCAATACGCTGCTTGCAGAGGGGGCGGATTTTAAAGGACTTCATAAGGCTATGGCAGAGGCATACATCCACAGAGGACAGATGGAAAAGGCTGTGGAAGAATTCCGGCGCGCATTTCCTGCAGAGCATGTATATATTCCTTTTATATGTGATCATTGTCAGTCCAAAAAAGTCGAGTGGTCGGATTTTTGCGATATTTGTAATAGCTGGAACACAATTAATGTAAGAAAAGAAGACTTCTTCTATACCGAGGCAGTGGAGTTGAAGGCGCTTTATGAAGGAGAAGCATGGGATAAGGAGTAA